A window of Loxodonta africana isolate mLoxAfr1 chromosome 3, mLoxAfr1.hap2, whole genome shotgun sequence genomic DNA:
CATCCGGGGCCCAAGGGCCTCTCCAACCTTCTAGCTGTTCTGATAATCAAGGGCCAAGGGTGAGCTGGTGGTTTCCTTATTGCTGGGGCTTCCACTCTGCTTCTGCTGGGCCTGGGAGGGTATTGGTATGTGCCTGAACCAGGGTGCACCTGTGTGTGGCCTTGCGTGTGGGTGGCACACACAGCCACATCTGCATGTGCAGACATGAAAAGAGGTGCGGCGGTATGGTTGCAGGCGCCTTTGAGGACTGCTGCCTGGCTTACCACCGCCATGCCGGGCGGGCTATTGTCCAACGTGCCCAGGGTTACCTGCGCCAGGAGGTGAGCGGGAGCTGCAACCTGCCTGCCGTGATGTGAGTGGGGCTGTGAAGGCTGGGCGGGGGGCTCACACACCACTTGGCATCCCCCTTACATCGCTAACCTGGACTCCCCTCCCCACCCGCCACAGTTTCTTCTTCCCCCGGAGAAACAGGAAGGTATGTGGGAACCCACAGGACAGGTGGGTGCAGAATGGCATGAAGCTCCTGGACGCCCGGAACAAGGCCCTCCCCAAGATCCACAAGGGCCCCCTGAAAACCCGCAGAGGTGTGTGAGACCCCAGTCTCCCTGGCCACGGGCCCCTGTGCTTCTTAGCCCAATGGAGGGAATCAGAGCACAGCATGCTGTCCACTCTCCCCTCCCCAAAGAGGGCCAGTTGCTGGTGAGTGGGGGACTGAGTGACCAAGTAattgttcagctctttcagccAGGACACTTGCAGTTGTCAGAGTTGGAAACTTAAGCAAATGGTAAATTCATTAGTATTGTCAGATCGGTTGGCAAAGTGACTTCAGGTCCAGCTGGATCCAGGGGCTTAAAGGGTGTTGCTAGAACTCTTGTTTATTTCTGTCTCCGTCTCTTGGACAGTTTCTCACTCTGAGGTGAAGAAGTTGAGACCCGAAACCTCCAAGCTCCTGGTCTCCAAGCTTAGTGACCCCAGCAAAAGCAGCAAGAGGAACCCCTCCTTGCTGACAGCGACTAATCTAGGCAAGGACCCTTGCCCGTGTGCCCCTCTCTGCACCTATCACCTCTGCTGGGGGATGAGGGCTTATGTTCACCCCAGGCTGGGTGAGGAATTCACCCGTAGGACCAAGGAGGCCTGGGCACTGGGGTCCTAAGTATGGGCATCCACCACCCTGACCCAGGTGCCCAACCAGGAGGGGCTTAGGAAAGGGCTGACATGAAACGCCAGGTGGGTTCTTGATTCCACTCTGGTCCCCAGCTTCTCTGATCTCTCCCGCAGGACCATGATCCCACACATCTCCAGGATCAGCCACACAAGAGGGGCTGGATCTTTCTCCACCATCACCCTGTGGCCCCAGCTGCCCCAGCCCTCTGAGTCCTTCAGGCCAGACCTCAGCCCC
This region includes:
- the CCL25 gene encoding C-C motif chemokine 25, with the translated sequence MAEGGSRFLEPCVSPSWLTWAWHEMAVPQFLPLSSSGSHLPTALPRWLQNPSRRPGKGTVCTMNPWLLACLVACFIGVWVPAVHAQGAFEDCCLAYHRHAGRAIVQRAQGYLRQEVSGSCNLPAVIFFFPRRNRKVCGNPQDRWVQNGMKLLDARNKALPKIHKGPLKTRRVSHSEVKKLRPETSKLLVSKLSDPSKSSKRNPSLLTATNLGKDPCPCAPLCTYHLCWGMRAYVHPRLGEEFTRRTKEAWALGS